The following proteins are encoded in a genomic region of Mycoplasmopsis columbinasalis:
- a CDS encoding MAG3090 family protein encodes MKRLNCTFEWKSDPVFPWLLKHPKIDHGLAKFHTREDALKWFMNLKIDTAVWFHDINKAFAIFGGKLIIDEVDGKWKNEITTKRFDGQYTPREIQYELGINPQTKEVDPVELENYVQNIEFILLDDPSKYFDLANEVEFSKYNKKPKRPSQVITTYQIKEDIVIHIIGPDQEPSDFTASQLHSQLTNKEVIKEDLVETQTEKPTEVVQVSPHTDDQETKQILEEVVPTSAVPVESDSPIPIEQTLDEFVNEVLHSPSDENAEELFDAKIKEDLIQNSLDFTEINQVYLDTKAPLVNQLNNKNVIKEELADGDVKAESKPDKQAIPQAETATTTPTFLLVKEDLVAVNQPNYNQPTNPVNFNLIKEEWPFGKPEAPLKEDQAHAAQPLEVVEETPAEFVPVKEDLVTHFTPHYPADGEPVDFNLIKEELPGGKAYLPAPKEEKVELVAQPVVETTKLFVPVKEDLVTSFVPVYSLSPSPVNFNLIKEEWPFGKPEAPLKEDQAHAAQSLEVVEETPAEFVPVKEDLVTHFTPQYPADGEPLDFNLIKEEWPDGKAYLPAPKEEKVEPTAQPVVETTKPFVPVKEDFITSFVPVYPLSPSPVNFNLIKEEWPFGKPEAPLKEDQAHAAQSLEVVEETPAEFVPVKEDLVTHFTPQYPADGEPLDFNLIKEEWPGGKAYLPAPKEEKVEPVAQPVVETAKPFVPVKEDFVTSFVPVYPLSPSPVNFNLIKEEWPFGKPEAPLKEDRAHAAQSLEVVEETPAEFVPVKEDLVTHFTPQYPADGEPVDFNLIKEEWPDGKAYLPAPKEEKVEPTAQPVVETTKPFVPVKEDFITSFVPVYPLSPSPVNFNLIKEEWPFGKPEVPLKEDQAHAAQSLEVVEETPAEFVPVKEDLVTHFTPQYPADGEPVDFNLIKEEWPDGKAYLPAPKEEKVEPVAQPVVETTKPFVPVKEDFVTSFVPVYPLSPSPVNFNLIKEEWPFGKPEAPLKQDQAHAAQPLEVEEAPAEFVPVKEDLVTNFVPHYPADGEPLDFNLIKEEWPGGKAYLPVQKEEKVEPVAQPVVETTKPFVPVKEDLVQSFTPTYSAPIFVNRNLIKEEMPDGVARIIAKEEPKPLQEDKPFVPVKEDLVQVTYDFQAAPQEFQDNRWPIPELLEEGLLIKEEMPPFGDNFEQSLPKEQSESASEVEPVAEPLPTPEETQPTKSFVPVKEDLVEATEPNYNQPTNPVNFNLIKEEWPFGKPEAPLKEDQAHAVQPLVVEEAPAEFVPVKEDLVTHFTPQYPADDEPVDFNLIKEEWPGGKAYSPVQKEEKVEPVVQPVVETAKPFVPVKEDFVTSFVPVYPLSPSPVNFNLIKEEWPFGKPEAPLKEDQAHAAQPLEVEEAPAEFVPVKEDLVTNFVPHYPADFSPVNFDLIKEEWPDGQKPLVNLPDSPKHQQFVPVKEDFVSSFGPHYPASKSPVDFNLIKEEWPDGKTYLPVSKEEKVQPTVQPAVIETIKPFVPVKEDLVTNFIPHYPADFSPVNFDLIKEEWPDGQKPLVNLPDSPKHQQFVPVKEDFVNSFGPHYPASKSPVDFELIKEEWPDGVAYLPAKEEMQPESVTTQTDNSTEKLTVEEEKPFVPVKEDLVETYVPHYSADFSPVDFALIKEEWPDGEKPFISPEQTPVHKQFVPVKEDFVSSFVPHYPPSKSPVDFELIKEEWPGDVYLPEASEPDAVPAPVDSTPLVEEENLETQQTFVDGPPIKEELPTRKTIADWTARPQEFRDDLFPIAQSYANKVLIKEDDDEVRLFMASGGWLDWTTQKDPIDNLDVANLRELKGYLDKEKAYDQRYVTKYKYIGDFSEIHQYMIVEQYLDKLKALNDLVSGQTISDSDFSRIYSNVTAANWVLDNINAKLDATTLAQSNTQLVEPLTKIQDTLLRKFAYGKGLSDKPINSAYYYNTVEKTRQLVAYETSYLNYGDFYVGFVPYAEYDYEIPLVLKYNVQNPYANDQLLANFRSLNNAVYTGLENYYKHTHEIDKNEVNIMKHANLTPQLDPDFTTKEDQVEYTIIDPDDVNEARSQYEENKIKEDQIIFPDLRVPVNTQPIAPEVIDPETPGQLNYKDAHKAKRQELKNAAKAKKTKEKSAKVPAPFAELIAENVIPTVLPANEVKEPAAKTKKAEPVVDTSTIPVVAQKLPDFWTSQHEDFSKLHVTNEKADVTVAKGEKASTGFKIFLAFAALFVVAVIVLAVFGILALTDVFNIFS; translated from the coding sequence ATGAAAAGACTTAACTGTACCTTTGAGTGAAAAAGTGATCCGGTGTTTCCTTGACTGCTTAAGCACCCAAAAATTGATCATGGTTTAGCAAAATTTCATACCAGAGAAGATGCTTTGAAATGATTTATGAACCTAAAAATTGATACTGCTGTTTGGTTTCATGATATCAACAAAGCATTCGCTATTTTTGGTGGTAAGTTAATTATTGATGAAGTTGATGGTAAATGAAAAAATGAAATCACAACTAAACGTTTTGATGGCCAATATACACCAAGAGAAATTCAATATGAACTTGGCATTAATCCACAAACCAAAGAGGTTGATCCTGTTGAATTAGAAAATTATGTACAAAATATCGAATTCATTTTACTTGATGATCCAAGTAAATATTTCGACCTTGCAAACGAAGTTGAATTTTCAAAATACAACAAAAAACCTAAAAGACCATCACAAGTTATTACTACTTACCAAATCAAAGAAGACATTGTTATTCACATTATTGGACCAGACCAAGAACCAAGTGATTTTACCGCATCTCAATTACACTCACAACTAACCAACAAAGAAGTAATCAAAGAAGACTTAGTTGAAACTCAAACTGAAAAGCCAACTGAAGTTGTACAAGTTTCGCCACATACTGATGACCAAGAAACAAAACAAATCCTTGAAGAGGTTGTTCCTACATCAGCTGTACCAGTTGAATCTGATAGTCCTATTCCAATTGAACAAACTTTAGATGAATTTGTAAATGAAGTTTTACATTCTCCTTCAGATGAAAATGCTGAAGAACTTTTTGATGCAAAAATTAAAGAAGATCTTATTCAAAATTCACTTGACTTTACTGAAATTAATCAAGTTTATTTAGATACGAAAGCTCCTTTAGTTAACCAACTTAATAACAAAAACGTGATCAAAGAAGAACTAGCCGATGGTGATGTCAAAGCAGAATCAAAACCTGATAAACAAGCTATTCCTCAAGCTGAAACAGCAACTACTACACCAACTTTCTTGCTAGTTAAAGAAGACTTAGTTGCTGTTAATCAACCAAACTATAATCAACCTACTAATCCAGTTAACTTTAACTTAATCAAAGAAGAGTGACCTTTCGGCAAACCTGAAGCACCACTTAAGGAAGACCAAGCGCACGCAGCACAACCACTAGAAGTTGTTGAAGAAACGCCAGCAGAATTTGTACCGGTTAAAGAAGATTTAGTTACTCACTTTACTCCTCACTATCCAGCAGATGGCGAGCCTGTGGACTTTAACTTAATCAAAGAAGAATTACCTGGCGGTAAAGCTTACTTACCTGCGCCAAAAGAAGAAAAAGTTGAACTAGTTGCCCAACCTGTCGTTGAAACAACTAAACTATTTGTACCGGTTAAAGAAGATTTGGTAACCAGTTTTGTACCTGTTTACTCACTTTCACCTTCACCAGTTAACTTCAACTTAATCAAAGAAGAGTGACCTTTTGGCAAACCTGAAGCACCACTTAAGGAAGACCAAGCGCATGCAGCACAATCATTAGAAGTTGTTGAAGAAACTCCAGCAGAATTTGTACCTGTTAAAGAAGATTTAGTTACTCACTTTACGCCACAATATCCAGCTGATGGTGAACCTTTAGACTTTAACTTAATCAAAGAAGAATGACCAGACGGCAAAGCTTACTTACCTGCGCCAAAAGAAGAAAAAGTTGAACCAACAGCGCAACCTGTTGTTGAAACAACTAAACCTTTTGTACCGGTTAAAGAAGATTTTATAACCAGTTTTGTACCTGTTTACCCACTTTCACCTTCACCAGTTAACTTCAATTTAATCAAAGAAGAGTGACCTTTTGGCAAGCCTGAAGCACCGCTTAAGGAAGACCAAGCGCACGCAGCACAATCATTAGAAGTTGTTGAAGAGACTCCAGCAGAATTTGTACCGGTTAAAGAAGATTTAGTTACTCACTTTACGCCACAATATCCAGCTGATGGTGAGCCTTTAGACTTTAACTTAATCAAAGAAGAATGACCTGGCGGTAAAGCTTACTTACCTGCGCCAAAAGAAGAAAAAGTTGAACCAGTTGCTCAACCTGTCGTTGAAACAGCTAAACCATTTGTACCGGTTAAAGAAGATTTTGTAACCAGTTTTGTACCTGTTTACCCACTTTCACCTTCACCAGTTAACTTCAATTTAATCAAAGAAGAGTGACCTTTTGGTAAACCTGAAGCACCGCTTAAGGAAGACCGAGCGCATGCAGCACAATCATTAGAAGTTGTTGAAGAAACTCCAGCAGAATTTGTACCGGTTAAAGAAGATTTAGTTACTCACTTTACGCCACAATATCCAGCTGATGGTGAACCTGTTGATTTCAATTTAATTAAAGAAGAATGACCAGACGGCAAAGCTTACTTACCTGCGCCAAAAGAAGAAAAAGTTGAACCAACAGCGCAACCTGTTGTTGAAACAACTAAACCTTTTGTACCGGTTAAAGAAGATTTTATAACCAGTTTTGTACCTGTTTACCCACTTTCACCTTCACCAGTTAACTTCAACTTAATCAAAGAAGAGTGACCTTTTGGTAAACCTGAAGTACCGCTTAAGGAAGACCAAGCACATGCAGCACAATCATTAGAAGTTGTTGAAGAAACTCCAGCAGAATTTGTACCTGTTAAAGAAGATTTAGTTACTCACTTTACGCCACAATATCCAGCTGATGGTGAACCTGTTGATTTCAATTTAATTAAAGAAGAATGACCAGACGGCAAAGCTTACTTACCTGCGCCAAAAGAAGAAAAAGTTGAACCAGTTGCTCAACCTGTTGTTGAAACAACTAAGCCATTTGTACCGGTTAAAGAAGATTTTGTAACCAGTTTTGTACCTGTTTACCCACTTTCACCTTCACCAGTTAACTTCAACTTAATCAAAGAAGAGTGACCTTTTGGTAAACCTGAAGCACCGCTTAAGCAAGACCAAGCGCATGCAGCACAACCATTAGAAGTTGAAGAAGCTCCAGCAGAGTTTGTGCCTGTTAAAGAAGACTTAGTTACTAACTTCGTGCCTCACTATCCAGCTGATGGTGAGCCTTTAGACTTTAACTTAATCAAAGAAGAATGACCTGGCGGTAAAGCTTACTTACCTGTACAAAAAGAAGAAAAAGTTGAACCAGTTGCCCAACCTGTTGTTGAAACAACTAAGCCATTTGTACCGGTTAAAGAAGATTTGGTTCAAAGTTTTACACCAACTTATTCTGCACCAATTTTTGTCAACAGAAACTTAATTAAAGAAGAAATGCCAGATGGCGTTGCCAGAATAATTGCGAAAGAAGAACCAAAACCTCTTCAAGAAGATAAACCATTCGTTCCAGTTAAAGAAGATTTGGTGCAAGTTACATATGATTTTCAAGCAGCACCACAAGAATTTCAAGACAATCGTTGACCAATTCCAGAACTTCTTGAAGAAGGTTTACTCATCAAAGAGGAAATGCCACCTTTTGGCGACAATTTTGAGCAATCTTTACCTAAAGAACAATCTGAATCTGCGTCTGAAGTTGAACCAGTTGCTGAACCATTACCAACACCTGAAGAAACACAACCAACTAAATCATTTGTACCAGTTAAAGAAGATTTAGTTGAAGCAACAGAACCAAACTATAATCAACCTACAAACCCAGTTAACTTCAATTTAATTAAAGAAGAGTGACCTTTTGGCAAACCTGAAGCACCACTTAAGGAAGATCAAGCACACGCAGTGCAACCATTAGTTGTTGAAGAAGCTCCAGCAGAATTTGTACCTGTTAAAGAAGACTTAGTTACTCACTTTACACCACAATATCCAGCAGATGACGAACCTGTGGACTTTAACTTAATTAAAGAAGAATGACCTGGTGGTAAAGCTTACTCACCTGTACAAAAAGAAGAAAAAGTTGAGCCAGTTGTGCAACCTGTTGTCGAAACAGCTAAGCCATTTGTACCGGTTAAAGAAGATTTCGTAACCAGTTTTGTACCTGTTTACCCACTTTCACCTTCACCAGTTAATTTCAATTTAATCAAAGAAGAATGACCTTTCGGTAAACCTGAAGCACCCCTTAAGGAAGACCAAGCGCACGCAGCACAACCATTAGAAGTTGAAGAAGCTCCAGCAGAGTTTGTGCCTGTTAAAGAAGACTTAGTTACTAACTTCGTGCCTCACTATCCAGCTGACTTTAGTCCCGTGAACTTTGATTTAATCAAAGAAGAATGGCCAGATGGTCAAAAACCACTTGTGAACCTACCAGATAGTCCAAAACATCAACAATTTGTTCCTGTCAAAGAAGATTTTGTGAGTTCATTTGGTCCACATTATCCTGCTTCAAAATCACCAGTTGATTTCAATTTAATTAAAGAAGAATGACCTGATGGTAAAACTTACTTGCCTGTGTCAAAAGAAGAAAAAGTTCAACCAACTGTTCAACCTGCTGTTATTGAAACAATTAAACCATTTGTACCAGTTAAAGAAGACTTAGTTACTAACTTCATACCTCACTATCCTGCCGACTTTAGTCCTGTGAACTTTGATTTAATCAAAGAGGAATGACCAGATGGTCAAAAACCACTTGTGAACCTACCAGATAGTCCAAAACATCAACAATTTGTTCCTGTTAAAGAAGACTTTGTAAATTCATTTGGTCCACATTATCCAGCTTCAAAATCACCAGTGGACTTTGAATTAATTAAGGAAGAATGACCTGATGGAGTTGCTTATTTACCTGCGAAAGAAGAAATGCAACCAGAATCAGTTACCACACAAACTGATAATTCAACAGAAAAACTAACCGTTGAAGAAGAAAAGCCATTCGTACCAGTTAAAGAAGATTTAGTGGAAACTTATGTGCCTCATTACTCAGCTGACTTTAGTCCTGTTGACTTTGCTTTAATCAAAGAAGAATGACCAGATGGTGAAAAACCATTTATTAGTCCAGAACAAACTCCTGTACACAAACAATTTGTTCCTGTCAAAGAAGATTTTGTGAGTTCATTTGTACCACACTATCCGCCTTCAAAATCACCAGTTGACTTTGAATTAATTAAGGAAGAATGGCCAGGTGATGTGTACCTACCAGAAGCAAGTGAACCAGACGCAGTACCTGCTCCTGTTGACTCAACGCCTCTTGTTGAAGAAGAAAACTTAGAAACGCAACAAACTTTTGTTGATGGTCCACCAATCAAAGAAGAACTGCCAACTAGAAAAACAATTGCGGACTGAACAGCTCGTCCACAAGAATTTAGAGATGATTTGTTCCCAATTGCTCAAAGTTACGCAAACAAAGTCTTAATAAAAGAAGATGATGATGAAGTGCGCTTGTTTATGGCATCAGGTGGTTGGCTAGATTGAACTACACAAAAAGATCCAATTGATAATCTTGATGTTGCAAACTTAAGGGAACTTAAAGGTTACCTAGATAAAGAAAAAGCTTACGACCAACGCTATGTTACTAAGTACAAATACATTGGTGACTTTAGTGAAATTCACCAATATATGATTGTGGAACAATACTTAGATAAATTAAAAGCACTTAATGATTTAGTTTCTGGACAAACTATTAGTGATAGCGACTTTAGTAGAATTTACTCAAATGTTACTGCAGCCAACTGAGTGCTTGATAATATCAACGCAAAATTAGATGCCACAACCTTAGCACAAAGCAACACGCAACTAGTTGAACCTTTAACGAAAATTCAAGATACTTTATTACGCAAATTTGCCTATGGTAAAGGTTTATCTGACAAACCAATTAACTCCGCTTACTACTACAACACAGTGGAAAAAACTCGTCAACTTGTTGCGTATGAAACTTCATACTTAAATTATGGTGACTTCTATGTTGGGTTTGTCCCTTACGCTGAATATGATTATGAAATTCCACTTGTGCTTAAGTACAACGTCCAAAATCCATATGCTAATGATCAGTTGTTAGCAAACTTTAGAAGTTTGAACAATGCAGTTTATACTGGTTTAGAAAATTACTACAAACACACGCATGAAATTGATAAAAATGAGGTAAACATTATGAAACACGCTAACTTGACTCCTCAACTTGATCCAGACTTCACAACCAAGGAAGATCAAGTTGAATACACCATCATTGACCCTGATGATGTCAATGAAGCTAGAAGCCAATACGAAGAAAACAAGATCAAAGAAGACCAAATTATTTTCCCTGACTTAAGAGTGCCAGTTAACACCCAGCCAATTGCACCTGAAGTAATTGATCCTGAAACTCCTGGCCAACTCAACTACAAAGACGCTCACAAAGCTAAACGGCAAGAACTTAAAAATGCTGCCAAAGCCAAGAAAACTAAAGAGAAAAGTGCAAAAGTACCTGCTCCTTTTGCTGAATTGATTGCTGAAAACGTGATTCCAACTGTTTTACCAGCAAACGAAGTCAAAGAACCAGCTGCCAAAACCAAAAAAGCTGAACCAGTAGTTGACACTTCAACGATTCCAGTGGTAGCCCAAAAATTACCAGACTTTTGAACTTCACAACACGAAGACTTTAGCAAATTACATGTGACCAACGAAAAAGCAGATGTCACTGTGGCTAAGGGTGAAAAAGCTTCAACTGGTTTCAAAATTTTCCTTGCTTTTGCCGCTCTCTTTGTGGTGGCAGTGATCGTCTTGGCTGTCTTTGGAATCTTAGCCCTTACTGACGTGTTTAACATTTTTAGTTAG